One region of Fragaria vesca subsp. vesca linkage group LG4, FraVesHawaii_1.0, whole genome shotgun sequence genomic DNA includes:
- the LOC101297424 gene encoding uncharacterized protein LOC101297424 — protein MLVANSFDLWKKDVFFPAAEEVQESADIMESTYRAWTRKRRESVAPEDLDELCRELQTALGTAKWQLEEFEKAVRLSYCQCGDDHTTARHKQFISAIENQISHVETALRASFSAEGKKQLRWVQLDEEECDDLAAFLSGTSHCLPSAEDEYVELGPSVKTFEEKPMRRNDLDIKSNAACNLDISDEIKGVTDTIITIKDPNFMMDLNGKEMPGTRDEIIYHADRTTNTRKTRSSPNCELRIIIPDEAEQRTQLMPSFQDTPKEKGSKLVFWRRCGELHQAKGAVNLFNQLFGRVGASQKQSQSPQKRWQGPLRLQYGRSVQVTLALMLTFFLLVSTTVLMEGSLFAVPFMFSSS, from the exons ATGTTGGTGGCCAACAGTTTCGATCTTTGGAAGAAAGATGTGTTCTTTCCTGCAGCTGAGGAGGTGCAAGAATCAGCTGACAT AATGGAATCCACATATAGGGCATGGACCCGAAAGAGGAGAGAAAGTGTAGCGCCAGAAGATTTGGATGAACTCTGTAGGGAGCTGCAAACAGCTTTAGGCACTGCCAAATGGCAG TTGGAAGAGTTTGAGAAGGCTGTCAGGTTGAGCTATTGCCAATGCGGTGATGATCATACAACAGCTAGACATAAACAATTTATTTCTGCCATTGAAAATCAGATATCCCATGTTGAAACAGCATTAAGGGCATCGTTTAGTGCAGAAGGAAAGAAACAACTACGCTGGGTACAACTAGATGAAGAAGAATGTGATGATTTAGCTGCATTTCTCTCGGGAACATCCCATTGTCTTCCAAGTGCTGAAGATGAATATGTAGAACTTGGACCTTCTGTGAAAACCTTTGAGGAAAAGCCTATGAGAAGAAACGATCTGGACATTAAATCTAATGCTGCCTGCAATTTGGACATTTCTGATGAAATTAAGGGCGTTACAGATACGATCATTACTATTAAGGATCCAAATTTTATGATGGACCTAAACGGGAAAGAAATGCCAGGAACAAGGGATGAAATAATTTATCATGCTGATAGAACAACTAATACAAGGAAAACACGGAGCTCACCAAATTGTGAATTGAGGATTATCATACCTGATGAAGCTGAGCAGAGAACACAGCTAATGCCAAGCTTTCAGGACACACCCAAAGAAAAAGGATCCAAACTTGTCTTTTGGAGAAGATGTGGAGAATTGCATCAAGCAAAGGGAGCAGTTAATTTGTTCAACCAG CTGTTTGGCAGGGTTGGTGCATCTCAAAAGCAATCACAAAGTCCACAGAAGCGATGGCAAGGTCCATTACGCTTGCAATATGGTCGTTCTGTTCAAGTCACCCTCGCTTTAATGCTCACTTTTTTCCTGCTTG TTTCTACTACCGTGCTCATGGAGGGATCTCTCTTTGCAGTACCATTTATGTTCTCTTCAAGTTGA